The following proteins are co-located in the Shouchella hunanensis genome:
- a CDS encoding YxeA family protein — translation MKKTISVCLVLVIAIASLYFFSRETFDRFNPLLTEEYVFVEVQGEPTDDDGRYKYDLEGVNEGGETKRVVFSASTRLDPGTFVRVLAKGRYSKQYELINESEMP, via the coding sequence ATGAAAAAAACAATTAGTGTGTGTCTCGTTTTAGTCATTGCCATTGCCAGCCTATACTTCTTTTCCCGTGAGACATTTGACCGCTTTAACCCATTGCTTACTGAAGAATATGTATTTGTTGAGGTTCAAGGCGAACCTACTGATGATGACGGACGGTATAAATATGATTTGGAAGGTGTGAATGAAGGGGGAGAGACGAAACGAGTCGTGTTCAGCGCTAGCACGAGGCTCGATCCAGGCACATTTGTAAGAGTGCTCGCTAAAGGGAGGTATTCAAAACAATATGAATTAATCAATGAAAGTGAAATGCCTTAG
- a CDS encoding cytoplasmic protein: MNGESTKHTKMNEKDAHRFSSRHRAELEQDRVCGCFFCIKVFDPKEIYEWIDDNQTAICPYCGVDSVIGESSGFPITELCLKRLNDDWF, encoded by the coding sequence ATGAATGGTGAATCAACGAAACATACTAAAATGAATGAAAAAGATGCACATCGTTTTAGCTCTCGTCATAGAGCGGAATTGGAACAAGATAGGGTGTGTGGGTGTTTCTTTTGCATCAAGGTATTTGATCCAAAAGAGATTTATGAGTGGATTGATGACAACCAAACCGCCATTTGTCCTTACTGTGGTGTGGATTCTGTTATAGGTGAAAGTTCTGGATTTCCTATTACAGAATTATGTCTAAAAAGGCTAAATGATGACTGGTTTTAA
- a CDS encoding AAA family ATPase → MTQIYIISGPAGVGKSTTSNKLAKQFHHSAYIKGDLIHHMVVGGYVPPWESEESLTLTWENIADLSINFVQARKHVIIDYVAFPEEVETFSRKLCSHVKDVEIKYVVLWVDRAELIRRDALREKEHQMGARCLELAEMFTRKKIDQRFVYDTTSIHPSALNEVLSTIRDDTRFTY, encoded by the coding sequence ATGACTCAAATCTATATTATTTCTGGACCAGCAGGCGTTGGCAAATCGACTACTTCCAACAAACTCGCAAAACAGTTTCATCACAGTGCTTACATTAAAGGTGATCTCATTCATCATATGGTCGTTGGTGGCTATGTCCCACCATGGGAAAGCGAGGAATCATTAACACTCACTTGGGAAAATATTGCTGATTTAAGTATTAATTTCGTTCAAGCGCGCAAGCATGTCATTATAGATTACGTCGCCTTTCCAGAAGAAGTAGAAACATTTTCTCGTAAACTTTGTTCCCATGTTAAAGATGTTGAGATAAAGTATGTTGTCTTATGGGTCGATCGCGCTGAACTCATAAGAAGAGACGCTTTAAGAGAAAAAGAACATCAGATGGGTGCAAGGTGTTTAGAATTAGCAGAAATGTTCACAAGGAAGAAGATTGATCAACGCTTTGTGTATGATACAACCTCTATACACCCCTCAGCCTTGAATGAAGTCCTTTCAACTATTAGAGACGATACCAGGTTTACCTATTAA
- a CDS encoding MepB family protein: MKNFYESLSYINDTIYKPIGLSIERAQGEEQNSRYGAGTFRTLHKTIRFRVANNTPNKIGQFVAVWKKDDANKNRPYTYGEALDLFVVTVFKNHFEFGQFVFPKDILVKKNLLKTDTTKGKMGFRVYPEWDRPVSKQGLKTQEWQMPYFVYMNEQKRAEILKLYA, from the coding sequence GTGAAAAATTTTTATGAATCTCTTTCTTATATAAACGACACAATCTATAAACCGATTGGATTATCAATTGAACGTGCACAAGGAGAAGAGCAGAACTCAAGATATGGAGCTGGTACATTCCGAACTCTTCATAAAACCATACGATTTAGAGTTGCGAATAACACACCAAACAAGATTGGCCAGTTTGTTGCTGTTTGGAAAAAGGATGACGCAAACAAAAATAGACCGTATACGTACGGTGAAGCACTCGATTTATTCGTTGTTACGGTATTTAAAAATCACTTCGAATTTGGTCAGTTCGTATTTCCGAAAGACATTCTTGTGAAAAAGAACCTTTTGAAAACAGATACAACAAAAGGAAAAATGGGGTTTCGAGTATATCCTGAATGGGACAGGCCGGTGAGTAAGCAAGGGTTGAAAACACAAGAGTGGCAGATGCCTTATTTTGTTTATATGAATGAGCAGAAAAGAGCCGAGATACTAAAATTGTACGCTTGA
- a CDS encoding RidA family protein: MKKISRNNPDSMPKPVGNYSHVTRVPKGAELIVTSGQVGTDMNGEVPRQLNDQVTNTFANMKKVLESEGLSHDSVIKVNIWATEEIDWDYFYMKWDEWFQGEYPSMTIAYISALGLPELKIEIELWCAEI, from the coding sequence ATGAAGAAAATTAGTCGAAATAATCCTGATTCTATGCCCAAACCGGTAGGGAATTATAGTCATGTTACGAGGGTACCAAAAGGTGCTGAGTTGATTGTAACATCAGGGCAAGTGGGCACGGATATGAATGGAGAAGTCCCTCGACAGTTAAACGACCAAGTAACGAATACATTTGCCAATATGAAAAAGGTTCTCGAATCCGAGGGGTTATCACACGATAGCGTCATCAAAGTAAATATTTGGGCGACGGAAGAAATTGATTGGGACTATTTTTACATGAAATGGGATGAATGGTTTCAAGGTGAATATCCTTCCATGACCATTGCTTATATCTCAGCATTAGGGTTGCCTGAATTAAAGATCGAAATCGAATTATGGTGTGCAGAGATTTAA
- a CDS encoding DUF2812 domain-containing protein — protein sequence MSQTKYITSGGLAFAEERDMEKLRRYSLKGWHVTKFKFMGYLLEKGQSADYIYSVDYRTIKEEEREEYVDFFASSGWTHVSSNSDIHLFRALPGTKPIYSDRETVVEKHQHLGNPLKWIALSLLILTAITWTGFSMTSGLPMILFAIAAISLSAITIPILWTVLTIFKNKWVVEEKHRLVAMTRAIVPLVLVGCLLFIFFFSDLNNPIGILFSMVAGAIILPTTIWIIQSLLQKRKGKKA from the coding sequence ATGAGTCAAACAAAATACATTACATCAGGTGGCTTAGCATTTGCTGAGGAACGCGACATGGAGAAATTACGTCGCTATTCATTAAAGGGATGGCATGTTACTAAGTTTAAATTCATGGGCTACTTGCTCGAGAAGGGTCAGAGCGCTGACTATATATACAGCGTGGACTACCGCACAATTAAAGAAGAAGAGCGTGAGGAGTATGTTGATTTCTTTGCATCTTCAGGATGGACGCATGTTTCTTCTAATAGCGATATACACCTGTTTAGAGCACTTCCCGGAACTAAACCTATTTATAGCGATCGTGAAACAGTTGTTGAAAAACATCAACATTTAGGAAACCCACTTAAATGGATAGCTTTATCACTACTTATCTTAACAGCGATTACTTGGACCGGTTTTTCTATGACCTCAGGATTACCCATGATTCTATTTGCCATTGCGGCAATTTCTTTAAGTGCAATAACCATTCCAATACTTTGGACGGTTTTAACCATATTTAAGAATAAATGGGTGGTTGAAGAGAAACACCGACTTGTCGCTATGACAAGAGCCATCGTCCCTTTGGTTTTAGTAGGATGCCTCCTATTTATCTTTTTTTTCAGTGACTTAAACAATCCAATAGGCATTTTGTTCTCTATGGTCGCCGGCGCCATTATCCTACCAACCACCATTTGGATCATTCAATCACTCTTACAAAAACGAAAAGGAAAAAAAGCGTAG
- a CDS encoding PadR family transcriptional regulator, which produces MKTNEQLTDSMFYIMASLTSPRHGYAIMSLIEETTNGMITIGPASMYTIIKKLLKLEWIYLHDGTDSRRKTYLLTAKGKEILKEEIKLRKVMVHLAETGLEEVEK; this is translated from the coding sequence ATGAAAACAAACGAGCAACTAACCGATTCCATGTTCTATATTATGGCCTCATTAACGAGCCCACGTCATGGTTACGCCATCATGAGCTTAATTGAAGAAACAACGAATGGGATGATTACGATAGGACCTGCATCAATGTACACCATTATTAAGAAGCTATTAAAACTAGAATGGATTTATTTACATGATGGTACAGATTCAAGACGCAAAACATACTTGCTTACTGCAAAAGGAAAAGAAATTTTAAAGGAAGAAATCAAGCTTAGAAAAGTAATGGTTCATTTAGCCGAAACTGGATTGGAGGAGGTCGAAAAATGA
- a CDS encoding polysaccharide deacetylase family protein gives MMKNRMVAALFMLTVFGIGLFGSEQAHAQIVPIPALQDEFPGSVFAHGDRESKRIALTFDDGPDPRFSGKVLDKLEQYNVPATFFVLGMRANEDPELLSRIQAGGHEIANHTYSHPNLTDKSVTELEQEVNQTNDAIESITGNTPKLFRPPYGFITREQAERLVTLGYSIIGWDVDTLDWSGIPASEVTDTVLQDTQAGSIILMHDGGDVDTANPEIYSADALDAIIPALQGQGYTFVTVSELIGQ, from the coding sequence ATGATGAAGAATCGAATGGTAGCTGCTTTGTTCATGTTAACGGTGTTCGGAATTGGTTTATTTGGTAGTGAACAAGCTCATGCACAGATTGTTCCAATACCCGCCTTGCAAGATGAATTCCCCGGATCTGTATTCGCACACGGAGATCGTGAAAGTAAGAGAATTGCGTTAACATTTGACGATGGTCCTGATCCCCGCTTTTCTGGAAAAGTATTAGATAAACTGGAGCAGTATAATGTTCCTGCAACATTCTTTGTCTTGGGAATGCGAGCGAATGAAGACCCTGAGTTACTTAGTCGAATTCAAGCTGGAGGACATGAAATTGCTAATCATACTTACTCGCACCCAAATTTGACCGACAAAAGTGTGACTGAACTTGAGCAGGAAGTCAATCAAACGAATGATGCGATTGAAAGTATAACAGGGAATACACCGAAGTTATTCCGTCCTCCTTATGGGTTCATTACGAGAGAACAAGCGGAACGTCTCGTCACCTTAGGCTATTCCATTATTGGTTGGGATGTAGATACACTTGATTGGTCCGGTATTCCTGCAAGCGAAGTGACGGACACAGTCTTACAGGATACGCAAGCTGGTAGTATTATTTTAATGCATGATGGTGGAGACGTTGATACGGCGAATCCGGAAATTTACTCAGCAGATGCTCTTGATGCCATCATCCCAGCATTGCAAGGTCAAGGATACACGTTTGTGACCGTTTCTGAATTAATCGGACAGTAA
- a CDS encoding YjcZ family sporulation protein, with protein sequence MGYYGGGYGCEGYGYGPVGGTCGGGGSYGGGFALIVVLFILLIIIGAAYVK encoded by the coding sequence ATGGGTTACTACGGCGGAGGTTACGGCTGTGAAGGTTACGGCTACGGACCAGTAGGCGGTACTTGTGGCGGTGGCGGCAGTTACGGTGGCGGATTCGCGCTAATCGTTGTCTTATTCATTCTTTTGATTATCATTGGAGCGGCTTACGTAAAATAA
- a CDS encoding aspartyl-phosphate phosphatase Spo0E family protein has translation MSNVHLVDPLSRSIEDVRMELNVSASSYSLNSPHMLQLSRKLDSLLNQYENLSNTPCD, from the coding sequence ATGTCGAATGTGCACCTTGTTGATCCATTATCGCGTTCAATAGAAGACGTACGAATGGAACTAAACGTTTCAGCATCATCGTACTCACTGAATTCACCACATATGCTACAATTGAGTCGGAAACTTGATAGCCTACTCAATCAATACGAAAACCTTTCCAATACGCCTTGTGACTAA
- the sigW gene encoding RNA polymerase sigma factor SigW has product MDSLTKRLISEIKQGDDQAFAELVDLYKDKVYQVAYRMVGHPQEAQDVAQEAFLRVYTNLEKYDVNRKFSTWLFRIATNVAIDRLRKRKPDFYLQDKVKGTEDITYESQLAATDDLPEDQVVQFELQDWIQAEINHLPPKYRTAIILKYLEDLSLKEISDIMDLPVATVKTRIHRGREALRKRMRHV; this is encoded by the coding sequence ATGGATTCGTTAACAAAGCGCTTAATTTCGGAAATTAAACAGGGTGATGACCAAGCATTCGCAGAATTAGTTGACCTTTACAAGGACAAAGTCTATCAAGTGGCCTATCGAATGGTCGGTCATCCTCAAGAAGCGCAGGACGTTGCACAAGAAGCATTTTTAAGAGTATATACAAATTTAGAAAAGTATGATGTGAATCGAAAATTTTCTACTTGGCTTTTCAGGATTGCTACGAATGTAGCGATTGATCGATTAAGAAAGCGAAAACCGGACTTTTATTTACAGGACAAGGTCAAGGGAACAGAAGATATTACGTATGAATCACAGTTGGCAGCCACCGATGATTTACCAGAGGATCAAGTTGTCCAATTCGAATTACAAGATTGGATTCAAGCTGAAATTAATCATTTACCACCTAAATACCGTACAGCTATTATATTAAAGTACTTAGAAGATTTATCTTTAAAAGAAATTAGCGATATTATGGATTTACCAGTCGCAACAGTAAAGACAAGAATTCATCGAGGTCGTGAAGCGTTACGTAAACGCATGCGCCATGTTTAA
- a CDS encoding zf-HC2 domain-containing protein translates to MTHIMDCHSYNELIHIYLDGDATPEQKAELYAHMDMCPECKTHVNELKKAIAFIQSSSHIEAPSHFTTSVMANLPKKKKRAPKVKRLFKKHPILVAAAVFFLMMSTAVFSTWTQNDSIVVSGNGPFVIDKVNGVVTVPEGAVIDGDLMVRNGTLQLDGEVRGDVLLLNSSFDKDSLYASPNQVTGDIEEVDQFLHWIWFNTKDFFTDVFSFFDDSGSNE, encoded by the coding sequence GTGACACATATTATGGATTGTCATTCTTACAATGAACTGATACACATTTATCTTGACGGGGATGCAACACCAGAGCAAAAAGCGGAGTTGTATGCGCATATGGACATGTGTCCCGAATGTAAAACACATGTAAACGAGCTGAAAAAAGCCATTGCCTTTATTCAAAGCTCGTCTCATATAGAAGCGCCGTCTCATTTTACGACAAGTGTCATGGCCAATTTACCTAAAAAGAAAAAGCGTGCCCCTAAGGTGAAACGGTTGTTTAAAAAGCACCCGATTCTTGTTGCTGCTGCCGTGTTTTTCTTAATGATGTCAACAGCTGTTTTCTCCACTTGGACTCAAAATGACAGCATTGTTGTATCTGGAAATGGACCGTTTGTTATTGATAAAGTAAATGGTGTTGTTACTGTTCCGGAAGGTGCAGTGATTGATGGGGATCTCATGGTAAGGAACGGTACGCTGCAATTAGATGGTGAAGTGCGCGGGGATGTATTGTTATTAAACAGTTCTTTTGATAAAGATTCGCTTTATGCATCGCCTAATCAAGTGACAGGGGATATTGAAGAAGTGGACCAATTCCTTCACTGGATTTGGTTCAATACAAAGGATTTCTTTACAGATGTTTTTTCTTTCTTTGACGATAGCGGTTCAAATGAGTAA
- the cdaA gene encoding diadenylate cyclase CdaA codes for MFSANLENFPWLVYIGQIVDILLVTYVVYKLIMIIRGTRAVQLVKGIVAIFIVWFISNFLGLSTLEFITRQTATFGLLAIIIIFQPELRRGLEQLGRSRLFNSRSAQKDDALKPTIEALVKATVYMGKRRIGALISIERETGLNDYAETGIPLNAHVSSELLINLFIPNTPLHDGAIVLKNDKILAAGCYLPLSEDSSISKELGTRHRAALGVSEVTDALTIIVSEETGAISISKRGTLYRDLTKEQLQDLLEQNLLKPSTATDNRWQWGGKKDG; via the coding sequence ATGTTTTCTGCTAATCTTGAAAATTTTCCCTGGCTCGTATATATCGGACAAATTGTCGATATTTTACTTGTTACATACGTTGTCTATAAATTAATTATGATTATACGTGGCACCCGTGCCGTTCAATTGGTAAAAGGGATTGTTGCCATTTTTATTGTGTGGTTTATTAGTAATTTCTTAGGTTTGAGTACGTTAGAGTTTATTACAAGGCAGACGGCAACGTTTGGTTTGTTAGCGATTATTATTATTTTTCAACCAGAACTTCGTAGAGGTCTTGAGCAACTTGGACGTAGTCGACTCTTTAATAGCCGATCGGCTCAAAAGGATGATGCACTCAAGCCCACCATTGAAGCGCTTGTTAAAGCTACAGTCTATATGGGTAAGCGTAGAATCGGGGCACTCATCTCCATTGAGCGTGAGACTGGTTTAAATGATTATGCGGAAACGGGTATACCGCTAAATGCCCATGTATCATCGGAGCTTTTGATTAATTTGTTTATTCCTAATACACCGTTGCATGACGGAGCGATTGTATTAAAAAATGATAAAATTCTTGCGGCCGGTTGTTATTTACCGTTATCTGAAGATAGCTCGATTTCGAAAGAACTAGGCACGAGGCACAGAGCAGCCCTCGGTGTAAGTGAAGTAACGGATGCTTTAACGATTATCGTATCAGAGGAGACAGGTGCGATTTCCATATCGAAGCGAGGTACGCTTTATCGAGATTTAACAAAGGAACAATTGCAAGATTTGTTAGAGCAAAATTTATTAAAGCCTTCAACAGCCACCGACAACCGTTGGCAGTGGGGAGGTAAAAAAGATGGATAA
- a CDS encoding CdaR family protein: MDKMLNSIWFVRILAFFIALMLFFMVNQNTIGSPSLLPDAPNAPYVLEDEPLVVLYDEERFELVEEPGTVDVELRGSQVSLSLFQITSNRSTEVFVDASEIEEEGRHQLAVSHRNFPSDLSVTVEPQVVSITLRERQTASFPVEVQLENEDDIGEDRSLGTPIVSPLNVNVTANRETIQAIEDVLVYVDLTDANESIEDEYPVHFYNENGHQLDVQSDPQFVTVTVPLTSPNKLVPIKIIREGELPDGLSFEDVTVYPNEVTVYGSTDDIEAVDFVESEPIDLSELNESGELTIGLEAPNDVERIDPEEVTVAFTLAEEEEMAFESVPIVITGNDSSVNFDTDAATTVNVTAFGSQSRLEELIESDIQVSVDATGSYEGEQTLPLSVTGPSYIRFELDNDETVLRFNE, translated from the coding sequence ATGGATAAGATGCTAAATAGTATTTGGTTTGTAAGAATATTAGCGTTTTTTATTGCCTTAATGCTGTTTTTTATGGTGAATCAGAATACGATTGGGTCGCCATCTTTATTGCCGGATGCCCCGAATGCACCTTATGTATTAGAAGATGAGCCGCTAGTGGTCCTTTACGATGAAGAGCGCTTCGAGCTAGTTGAAGAGCCTGGAACAGTAGATGTGGAGCTTCGTGGTTCCCAAGTATCATTATCGTTATTCCAAATTACAAGTAATCGATCGACTGAAGTTTTTGTTGATGCATCTGAAATAGAAGAAGAGGGAAGGCACCAACTTGCCGTTAGTCATCGGAACTTCCCGAGCGACTTATCTGTTACGGTGGAACCGCAAGTCGTATCCATTACATTGAGAGAGCGGCAAACGGCTTCATTTCCCGTTGAAGTTCAGCTAGAGAATGAAGATGATATTGGTGAAGACCGCTCTCTAGGGACGCCAATTGTAAGCCCTCTTAACGTGAATGTTACGGCAAATCGAGAAACCATACAGGCAATAGAAGATGTGCTTGTATATGTCGATTTAACAGATGCAAATGAATCGATAGAAGACGAATACCCTGTTCATTTTTATAATGAAAATGGTCATCAGTTAGATGTTCAATCAGATCCGCAGTTTGTTACTGTAACGGTTCCTTTAACAAGCCCGAATAAGCTCGTCCCCATCAAAATTATTCGAGAAGGGGAGCTGCCTGATGGTTTAAGTTTTGAAGATGTGACGGTTTATCCAAATGAAGTAACGGTGTATGGTTCAACTGATGACATTGAGGCAGTTGATTTTGTTGAGAGTGAGCCGATTGATTTGAGTGAACTGAATGAAAGCGGAGAATTAACAATTGGTTTAGAGGCCCCTAATGACGTAGAGAGAATTGACCCTGAAGAAGTGACGGTAGCGTTTACGTTAGCGGAAGAAGAAGAGATGGCATTTGAGTCCGTTCCAATTGTCATCACAGGAAATGATTCGAGCGTTAATTTTGACACAGATGCAGCGACGACTGTGAATGTGACAGCCTTTGGTTCTCAATCTAGATTAGAGGAATTAATTGAGAGTGATATTCAAGTAAGTGTGGATGCGACTGGTTCTTATGAAGGAGAGCAAACCCTTCCTTTAAGTGTCACAGGTCCATCATACATTCGCTTTGAGCTAGATAACGATGAAACCGTGTTGCGCTTTAATGAATAG
- the glmM gene encoding phosphoglucosamine mutase, with amino-acid sequence MGKYFGTDGVRGVANTELTPELAFKLGRAGGYVLTKKATQPKVLIGRDTRISGEMLEAALVSGLVSIGVEVMRIGVISTPGVAFLTKQLSATAGVMISASHNPVEDNGIKFFGSDGFKLLDAQEEEIEALIDSEDTMPRPIGAALGQINDYFEGAQKYMQFLKQTVQGDFEGIHVAIDCANGSASSLATHVLADLEADISSMGASPDGTNINNCCGSTHPEELAKLVVEKQADIGLAFDGDADRLIAVDEKGTIVDGDQIMFIVAKHFSEQGKLNNNTVVATVMSNLGFHKGLEAKGIQTKQTAVGDRYVMEEMRKGNYNLGGEQSGHIIFLEHNTTGDGLLSGVQLIQIMKQTGKPLSELAGEMETFPQCLINVRVTDRDAVKENERVKEIIAEVEAEMDGEGRVLVRPSGTEPLVRVMVEAKTDELCENYVNRIVDVVKEELGE; translated from the coding sequence ATGGGTAAATATTTTGGAACAGACGGCGTACGAGGTGTAGCGAATACAGAATTAACACCTGAGCTAGCATTTAAGCTTGGCCGCGCTGGAGGCTATGTTTTAACAAAAAAAGCAACGCAACCAAAAGTATTAATTGGTAGAGATACACGGATATCTGGAGAAATGCTTGAAGCGGCCTTAGTGTCGGGGTTAGTTTCCATTGGTGTGGAAGTGATGCGAATCGGCGTGATTTCAACGCCTGGAGTGGCATTCCTAACGAAACAACTGAGCGCGACGGCAGGTGTTATGATTTCTGCTTCTCATAATCCAGTTGAAGACAATGGGATTAAATTCTTTGGATCAGATGGATTTAAACTTTTAGATGCACAGGAAGAAGAAATTGAGGCACTTATCGATAGTGAAGATACAATGCCGAGACCAATTGGAGCAGCACTGGGGCAGATTAATGACTACTTTGAAGGTGCGCAGAAATACATGCAATTCCTAAAACAAACCGTCCAGGGGGATTTTGAAGGCATTCATGTCGCAATTGACTGTGCAAATGGATCGGCTTCATCTTTGGCGACGCACGTACTAGCTGATTTAGAAGCTGATATTTCTTCAATGGGTGCATCTCCTGACGGGACAAATATTAACAACTGTTGTGGCTCAACCCATCCAGAAGAATTAGCAAAGCTCGTAGTGGAAAAGCAAGCGGATATTGGGCTCGCTTTTGATGGTGACGCGGATCGATTAATTGCAGTTGATGAAAAAGGAACGATCGTTGATGGTGATCAAATTATGTTCATCGTTGCGAAGCATTTTAGTGAGCAAGGCAAATTGAACAATAATACGGTTGTCGCAACTGTTATGAGTAACCTTGGTTTTCATAAAGGATTGGAAGCGAAAGGCATTCAAACCAAGCAAACGGCTGTAGGAGATCGATACGTCATGGAAGAGATGCGTAAAGGGAACTACAACCTAGGCGGCGAACAGTCTGGTCATATTATTTTTCTTGAGCATAATACAACGGGAGATGGCTTGTTATCAGGTGTCCAGCTCATTCAAATTATGAAGCAAACAGGCAAACCGTTATCCGAGCTTGCTGGAGAGATGGAAACGTTTCCCCAATGCCTCATAAACGTACGCGTAACAGACCGTGATGCGGTAAAAGAAAATGAGCGCGTAAAAGAAATCATTGCTGAAGTGGAAGCTGAAATGGACGGAGAAGGGCGCGTGCTCGTGCGCCCCTCTGGTACGGAGCCACTTGTACGGGTTATGGTGGAAGCGAAAACCGACGAATTATGCGAGAACTATGTAAATCGAATTGTCGATGTAGTAAAAGAAGAACTTGGTGAGTAA
- a CDS encoding RNHCP domain-containing protein, protein MCPIRASITRANGSYRNHCPFCLYSKHQDIIPGDRASTCGGLMEPQHCTTIQKRLPTYPCMCNVRKETAK, encoded by the coding sequence CTGTGCCCCATAAGAGCATCTATTACCAGAGCTAATGGCAGTTACAGAAATCACTGTCCATTTTGCTTATACTCAAAGCACCAAGACATCATTCCCGGAGATCGGGCTAGTACGTGTGGCGGCTTAATGGAACCACAGCATTGCACTACCATACAAAAAAGGCTACCAACTTATCCATGTATGTGTAACGTGCGGAAAGAAACAGCTAAATAA